A region of the Aethina tumida isolate Nest 87 chromosome 3, icAetTumi1.1, whole genome shotgun sequence genome:
aaatatacggGGGTATTGCGACTATTAATGAgtcattaatttatgtaaatagttGTACTTAATTGATAAGagatattgtatataattaaatacgtaATATCATTGCACTTTATGTTAAActtcaaatgtttaatttgcaCCTTACTTTCAAAAATagctattttttattgcacttctctttgttaatttaataacacatCAGGATAATATCAATCAAAAAATCAGTAAGAATACACAAAACTTGTCACTAGGTTTAATGAATTCTACGAAATTTAACAATCAGAATGTAGAATGTTTCAATTagatcatattaattttttaattttccgaTTTTGTTCGAATGTATcgtattttagattatttttattcattttacagGTAATGGAGATGCATGGAATTCTCGACAGCGAAAATGTATGTCTAGGTTCAGATGGTAAAGTCTGTACATTTAATACagataaaatcaatgaaaacagTAACATTCCCAAGAGAAAACTGAAATGTATTAAATGCAATCAAAGATTCTCCACCAAAAAGACTCTTGCCTACCACATTAAATCCAAACATAACTCCACTAGGATGCTATTTGTTTGTCCCGATTGTAAAGACACATTCGCTAATGCTTGGTGTGTTTACAGACATCTTTATAAAGTTCATAAAAGGACTGGTGCACAAGTTAGGAAAATGAGGGATCAGATTCACAGTTCGATTATTAGAAGAGATCAGAAACCTATAaagaaaaaagagaaaaaagtcGAAGAGATAACAAAAACTGATGAAGAAAACCAGGTAACTTTTACTCATGTAGTAAcagaaagttttatatttacgatttgtatttaattttagtggtTGAATAATTTCGAGTGTCACAATGATTTTCAAATGTGCGGAGGGTGTGGCAAAAGGTTTGATCGCAAGGCAGCGCTCCATTCTCATTCACAGATGTGCATCAAACGGATAGCAGTATGCAATAATATccgtgaaaataataaaaagaaggaAATAGAATTAGAAAAAGAATTGAAgacaaaaaaagataaaattggtACAGTGGTGGAGTCCGTCGTTAAAGGTTCAGCGAAAAGAAAGCCGCgagttataaaaatgtacaaaagtaaatttagaGAGAAGTCAGTTGATAtaaacgaaaatattaaaaaagctaAGAATAAAAAGGGCAGCGCACAGAGACAAAATGTCGCTAACCAAGAATCAGATGCAAAAAATGAgaacaataattcaacaaaatcTTCTGAAGGTGAAACTCCTAATTTCTATGACACAGAACGTACTGATGAAGATATGAATAGTCAGTTTAATccacacattaaaattaaagttgaggCGTTATCTGATGATGAGATCCCAAAAACCGAAACGACTACAGAGTtatcaaatgttaaaaataaacatttgttgCGCAAAAGagtgaaattagaaaaaaccAAACAAACCACCTCAGAAGAaagttttacaaattgttttgATAACTTTTTAGATGAAGATGTAGACTTGACTGAATTGATAGAAGCAGCAGAAGCTTATATGGATCCATCAAAGCAATCTTGCATTCCTTGTAAGTTATCATTTGTATGTAAGGAGCAATTGCTTTGGCATATGTCTGCACATTTTTCATGGTTCAGGTTCCAGTGTAGTCGATGTTCGTTTGtgtcttataataaattagactGTGCTGAACATGCTCAGGTAACTCATCAGGCACCAGATAACTTGATTGAAAGTATTGTGTTACCCATTCCTAATTGGAAAATATCGTTGATGTCGCATACATTCAAATCTTTAAATGGTGACGATGAAGACCTCAAAGGCAAACACACTGATGAAAGAATTGTTGTcacagaaaatatttgtgataTGATTGAGTCTAATAACGATTCCACGGAGAGTAAAACTACTGAAGCTAGCTTGTTTGATGACGTTGATTCCAGCAAAAACGAAATGGATTCTTCCGATTCAAACGGAACAGAAGTAACTGCAGGAAGTGAGGATATAGATATAAAGGACGACTCAAAGGAATCATTCCAGGTAGAATTACCAcaggaaatttatataatagatCAGTCGatctttttaaatgaaaatgttgatTTAGAACGTGTGAATCAATCAGAAAAtgagacaaaaaatataaaaatggaagAAGATGATGAAGAAAGTTTTCTTCCCCAGCTCACTAGGGATAAGCCTATAAAAGTAGAAATTGTTTCTTGTGATAATAATGAATCTACTTCAAATAGctgtgatattaaatttaagccAAGCGTGTCTTTGAGACCGACAAGAATACGCACGAAAAGTGTAAAAACG
Encoded here:
- the LOC109596482 gene encoding uncharacterized protein LOC109596482, with amino-acid sequence MATRGGKSKKKPVETTLGKAPVVNEVDEAHLKKPIETSVHGLHQVLGLLKNATNEVKDYITYECDILYECKFCRSLFRSLANFILHKRSYCKEQFTPFVCSIPQINNNETQSQDCTDEDIVLPKKSLKPVIDKLYQKHNINDFAEKCCEEDLTNIVKTVEEKRDNLLEQDLILEEIKDSSTAMFQTLVKDSKGTDGEFTKSEVMEMHGILDSENVCLGSDGKVCTFNTDKINENSNIPKRKLKCIKCNQRFSTKKTLAYHIKSKHNSTRMLFVCPDCKDTFANAWCVYRHLYKVHKRTGAQVRKMRDQIHSSIIRRDQKPIKKKEKKVEEITKTDEENQWLNNFECHNDFQMCGGCGKRFDRKAALHSHSQMCIKRIAVCNNIRENNKKKEIELEKELKTKKDKIGTVVESVVKGSAKRKPRVIKMYKSKFREKSVDINENIKKAKNKKGSAQRQNVANQESDAKNENNNSTKSSEGETPNFYDTERTDEDMNSQFNPHIKIKVEALSDDEIPKTETTTELSNVKNKHLLRKRVKLEKTKQTTSEESFTNCFDNFLDEDVDLTELIEAAEAYMDPSKQSCIPCKLSFVCKEQLLWHMSAHFSWFRFQCSRCSFVSYNKLDCAEHAQVTHQAPDNLIESIVLPIPNWKISLMSHTFKSLNGDDEDLKGKHTDERIVVTENICDMIESNNDSTESKTTEASLFDDVDSSKNEMDSSDSNGTEVTAGSEDIDIKDDSKESFQVELPQEIYIIDQSIFLNENVDLERVNQSENETKNIKMEEDDEESFLPQLTRDKPIKVEIVSCDNNESTSNSCDIKFKPSVSLRPTRIRTKSVKTLQNDFLYDLNNVLKLNEASRAKSSKIKKSNMLQKLKENNTPSAIFKKKKLNSSACTKSDNKK